A genomic window from Variovorax paradoxus includes:
- a CDS encoding Bug family tripartite tricarboxylate transporter substrate binding protein — translation MKRFTFLLAACATLLTAMPAAHAADAFPTKPLMLVVPFPPGGPTDAMARTLAAEMKDRLGQPMIVENRAGAGGNIGAEYVARAEADGHTLLFGTSGPLAINASLYRKINYDPVKSFSPVIQVGYLPNILVVNPALPVKTVPELVAYAKANPGKLSYASSGNGASSHLAGVLFNSVAGTDLQHIPYKGTGPALNDLLGNQVSMTFTDILTALPYVKAGKLRALGVATVARSQALPDVPTISEQGYKGYDVSVFFGIVAPAGTPADRVSKLNHAFAEVLNSPKVKQMFAAQGLEASADTSPQKLGAFIGSESVKWKDVVKKSGAQLD, via the coding sequence TTGAAACGCTTCACCTTCCTGCTGGCCGCCTGCGCCACGCTGCTGACAGCAATGCCCGCAGCACATGCGGCCGACGCCTTCCCCACCAAGCCCCTGATGCTGGTCGTCCCCTTCCCGCCCGGCGGCCCCACCGACGCAATGGCGCGCACGCTGGCCGCCGAGATGAAGGATCGACTCGGCCAGCCCATGATCGTGGAGAACCGCGCAGGCGCGGGCGGCAACATCGGCGCCGAGTACGTGGCGCGCGCCGAGGCCGACGGCCACACGCTGCTGTTCGGCACCTCGGGCCCGTTGGCCATCAACGCGAGCCTCTACCGCAAGATCAACTACGACCCGGTGAAGAGCTTCTCGCCGGTGATCCAGGTCGGCTACCTGCCCAACATCCTGGTGGTGAACCCCGCGCTGCCCGTAAAGACCGTGCCGGAACTCGTGGCCTATGCCAAGGCCAACCCCGGCAAGCTCAGCTATGCATCGTCGGGCAACGGCGCGTCGTCGCACCTCGCGGGCGTGTTGTTCAACTCGGTGGCCGGCACCGACCTGCAGCACATTCCCTACAAGGGTACCGGCCCTGCCCTCAACGACCTGCTGGGCAACCAGGTCAGCATGACCTTCACCGACATCCTCACCGCGCTGCCTTACGTCAAGGCCGGCAAGCTGCGCGCGCTGGGCGTGGCTACGGTCGCGCGCTCGCAGGCGCTGCCCGATGTACCGACGATTTCGGAGCAGGGCTACAAGGGCTACGACGTGAGCGTGTTCTTCGGCATCGTCGCGCCGGCTGGCACGCCCGCCGACCGCGTGAGCAAGCTCAACCATGCCTTTGCTGAAGTGCTCAATTCCCCCAAGGTGAAGCAGATGTTCGCGGCGCAAGGTCTCGAGGCCTCGGCCGATACATCGCCGCAGAAGCTCGGGGCGTTCATCGGCAGTGAGTCGGTGAAGTGGAAGGACGTGGTGAAGAAATCGGGGGCGCAGCTCGATTGA
- a CDS encoding DUF2855 family protein, translating into MSTTSFLIRKDQLATTRLHTATDEALADGQVRVRIDSFALTSNNITYAAFGDAMSYWQFFPSGEEGWGSIPVWGFASVVQSLHPGVAVGERLYGYWPMASATVLSPGRLSPERFTDVAPHRAELPAVYNQYFRCTSDPLYTADTEDTQALLRPLFITSWLIDDFMADNDFFGAKTMLLSSASSKTAYGTAFQLHQREGIEVIGLTSPANVAFCESLGCYDRVVTYDALDTIAADTPCVYVDFAGNGALRNAIHERFANLAYSSSIGGTHVEQLATKGAGKDLSGPRATLFFAPAQIKKRTTEWGAEEFGRRMVAAWHNFLATVTDAKAPWLHAEHHDGGEAVQAAYAQVLAGKGDPRTGHILSLYKQPASA; encoded by the coding sequence ATGAGCACCACCAGCTTCCTCATCCGCAAAGACCAGCTCGCCACCACGCGCCTGCACACCGCCACCGACGAAGCGCTCGCCGACGGCCAGGTGCGCGTGCGCATCGACAGCTTTGCACTCACCTCCAACAACATCACGTATGCCGCCTTCGGCGACGCGATGAGCTACTGGCAGTTCTTCCCGAGCGGCGAAGAAGGCTGGGGCAGCATCCCCGTGTGGGGCTTTGCGAGCGTGGTGCAGTCGCTGCACCCGGGCGTGGCGGTGGGCGAGCGGCTCTACGGCTACTGGCCGATGGCCTCGGCCACGGTGCTGAGCCCCGGACGGCTCTCGCCCGAGCGCTTCACCGACGTGGCGCCGCACCGCGCGGAACTGCCTGCGGTCTACAACCAGTACTTCCGCTGCACGAGCGACCCGCTCTACACGGCCGACACCGAAGACACCCAGGCCCTGCTGCGCCCGCTGTTCATCACCTCGTGGCTGATCGACGACTTCATGGCCGACAACGATTTCTTCGGCGCAAAGACCATGCTGCTGTCGAGCGCATCGAGCAAGACGGCCTACGGCACTGCCTTCCAGCTGCACCAGCGCGAAGGCATCGAGGTGATCGGCCTGACCTCGCCCGCCAACGTGGCCTTCTGCGAAAGCCTCGGCTGCTACGACCGCGTGGTGACCTACGACGCACTCGACACCATCGCGGCCGACACGCCCTGCGTGTACGTCGACTTCGCCGGCAATGGCGCGCTGCGCAATGCCATCCACGAGCGCTTCGCGAACCTCGCGTACAGCAGCTCCATCGGCGGCACGCACGTCGAGCAGCTTGCGACCAAGGGCGCGGGCAAGGACCTGTCGGGCCCGCGCGCCACGCTGTTCTTCGCACCGGCACAGATCAAGAAGCGCACCACCGAATGGGGCGCCGAGGAGTTCGGGCGCCGCATGGTCGCGGCCTGGCACAACTTCCTGGCCACCGTCACCGATGCAAAGGCCCCCTGGCTGCACGCCGAACACCACGATGGCGGCGAGGCGGTGCAAGCCGCCTACGCGCAGGTGCTCGCGGGCAAGGGCGACCCGCGCACGGGCCATATCCTTTCTCTTTACAAACAACCTGCGAGCGCGTGA
- a CDS encoding UDP-glucose dehydrogenase family protein: MKVSIFGAGYVGLSFAACLAEAGHEVLCADADLARVEGLQRGLMPLHEPGLEALVAAGLAAGTLRFTADERTACLHGDVLFIVVNTPADADGRVDLRHVMAVAAGIGRHRDREAVVVCKSTAPVGTADQIEAVLSGELSQRGARLRIAVAANPEFLREGSAVRDCRRPDRVVIGSENPWAVDLLARLYEPFVEDPTRQLLVMDRRSAELTKYAANAMLATRISFMNEMARLAEHAGADIEMVRRGIGADRRIGPDFLQAGAGYGGSCLAKDVRALRYAADRDGHALRILSAVEATNHEQKSRLFDLMTHHFEGRIAGKTIAVWGLAFKPDTDDMRDAPSLVLLERLWSAGARVQVYDPAAMPNARGLIGEREDVRWCDTAQEALQGADVLALVTEWAEFRLPDFAGIAKALRTPAIFDGRNVYDAAEVESAGIAYYGIGRGRSSLLH, encoded by the coding sequence ATGAAAGTCAGCATCTTCGGCGCCGGTTATGTGGGCCTGAGCTTCGCCGCCTGCCTGGCCGAAGCGGGCCACGAAGTGCTGTGCGCGGACGCCGACCTGGCCCGCGTCGAGGGTCTGCAACGCGGCCTTATGCCCCTGCACGAACCGGGCCTGGAGGCGCTGGTGGCCGCCGGGCTGGCCGCGGGAACGCTGCGCTTTACGGCTGACGAGCGCACGGCTTGCCTGCACGGCGACGTGCTCTTCATCGTGGTGAACACACCGGCCGACGCTGACGGGCGGGTCGACCTGCGCCATGTGATGGCCGTGGCTGCCGGCATCGGGCGGCACCGCGACCGTGAGGCGGTGGTCGTGTGCAAGTCGACCGCGCCGGTGGGCACCGCCGACCAGATCGAGGCGGTGTTGAGCGGCGAGCTTTCGCAACGCGGCGCGCGGCTTCGCATCGCGGTGGCGGCAAACCCCGAGTTCCTGCGCGAAGGCTCGGCCGTGCGCGATTGCCGGCGGCCCGACCGCGTGGTGATCGGCAGCGAAAACCCGTGGGCCGTCGACCTGCTGGCCCGGCTCTACGAACCCTTCGTCGAGGACCCGACAAGGCAGTTGCTGGTGATGGACCGCCGCTCGGCCGAGCTCACCAAGTACGCGGCCAACGCCATGCTCGCCACCCGCATCAGCTTCATGAACGAGATGGCCCGCCTGGCCGAGCATGCGGGCGCCGACATCGAGATGGTGCGACGCGGCATCGGCGCTGACCGGCGCATCGGGCCCGACTTCCTGCAGGCGGGTGCGGGCTACGGTGGCTCGTGCCTTGCGAAAGACGTGCGGGCGCTGAGGTACGCGGCCGACCGCGACGGCCATGCCTTGCGCATCCTCTCGGCGGTCGAGGCCACGAACCACGAGCAGAAGAGCCGACTGTTCGACCTGATGACGCACCACTTCGAAGGCCGCATCGCAGGCAAGACCATCGCCGTGTGGGGCCTGGCCTTCAAGCCCGACACCGACGACATGCGCGATGCCCCGAGCCTTGTGCTACTGGAGCGCCTGTGGTCGGCCGGTGCGCGCGTGCAGGTGTACGACCCGGCGGCAATGCCGAATGCGCGCGGCCTCATCGGCGAGCGCGAAGACGTGCGCTGGTGCGACACGGCGCAAGAGGCGCTGCAGGGCGCCGATGTGCTGGCGCTCGTCACCGAGTGGGCGGAGTTCCGGCTGCCTGATTTCGCGGGCATCGCGAAGGCACTGCGCACGCCGGCGATCTTCGATGGCCGCAATGTCTACGACGCGGCAGAGGTCGAGTCTGCGGGCATCGCGTATTACGGTATCGGCCGCGGCCGGTCGTCACTGCTCCATTGA
- a CDS encoding glycosyltransferase, with protein MMPDQVAARCALVLETNNLRGGADAEARAGTSLQRLVALLAKQKLPLSALAQVVVTHDGLSPATCEAVSKLAGRPVDFVRIDAATGYYDAKNVGFEATDAQRCTHVVFADADCLPDDDWLLQMLLPFTWSDAPAVVAGRTSYAANVVGTALTTIDFMYFPNADHAGATSNFYANNVAFRRDVFEQHSYQALDGVYRAHCQVLGMRLKAAGVPIYYAAQAHTEHRLPDTRAEALKLRWMRGQDTYSLTPHLLRSYVSPRWQWLAKSGPIGPLAVLFTRLGFSVKALNHQDLPPLRGLRWLAGVALILGFSAVDMLGAFARGIGWHTTGSTNADAQALSYHRP; from the coding sequence ATGATGCCCGATCAAGTTGCCGCGCGTTGCGCGCTGGTCCTGGAGACCAACAACCTGCGCGGCGGAGCCGATGCCGAGGCCAGGGCGGGCACCAGCCTGCAGCGTCTCGTCGCCCTGCTGGCGAAGCAGAAGCTGCCGCTGAGCGCGCTGGCGCAGGTGGTCGTCACGCACGACGGGCTGAGCCCGGCCACCTGCGAAGCCGTGAGCAAGCTTGCAGGCCGCCCGGTCGACTTCGTGCGCATCGACGCCGCCACCGGCTACTACGACGCCAAGAACGTCGGCTTCGAGGCCACCGATGCGCAGCGTTGCACGCACGTGGTGTTCGCCGATGCCGACTGCCTGCCCGACGACGACTGGCTGCTGCAGATGCTGCTGCCGTTCACGTGGAGCGATGCGCCAGCGGTGGTGGCCGGACGCACCAGCTATGCGGCCAACGTGGTCGGCACTGCGCTCACGACCATCGACTTCATGTATTTCCCCAACGCGGACCATGCCGGCGCGACGAGCAACTTCTACGCGAACAACGTGGCCTTCCGCCGTGACGTGTTCGAACAGCACAGCTACCAGGCGCTCGACGGCGTGTACCGCGCGCACTGCCAGGTGCTGGGCATGCGACTGAAAGCGGCGGGCGTGCCCATCTACTACGCGGCGCAGGCCCACACCGAGCACCGCCTGCCCGACACGCGCGCCGAGGCGCTCAAGCTGCGCTGGATGCGCGGGCAGGACACGTACTCGCTCACGCCGCACCTGCTGCGCAGCTACGTATCGCCGCGCTGGCAATGGCTCGCGAAAAGCGGGCCGATCGGACCGTTGGCCGTGCTGTTCACTCGGCTGGGTTTCAGCGTGAAGGCGCTCAATCATCAAGACCTGCCGCCACTGCGCGGGCTGCGCTGGCTGGCGGGCGTGGCGTTGATCCTCGGCTTCTCGGCCGTCGACATGCTGGGTGCGTTTGCGCGCGGCATCGGGTGGCACACCACGGGCAGCACCAACGCGGATGCCCAGGCGCTTTCGTATCACCGGCCCTGA
- a CDS encoding organic hydroperoxide resistance protein — translation MTTKLDKVLYTAEAHTVGGRDGAGKSSDGAIDVKLSSPGSGKPGTNPEQLFAVGYAACFIGAMKAVGPKIGVKVPEDVAIDSSVSLGPTNGGAAYGIAVKLAITLPGLDADAKQKLVDTAHQVCPYSNATRGNIDVELTIA, via the coding sequence ATGACCACCAAGCTCGACAAAGTTCTCTACACCGCAGAAGCCCACACCGTCGGCGGCCGCGACGGCGCAGGCAAGTCCAGCGACGGCGCCATCGACGTCAAGCTGAGCTCGCCCGGTTCCGGCAAGCCCGGCACCAACCCCGAGCAACTGTTCGCGGTCGGCTATGCCGCCTGCTTCATCGGCGCGATGAAGGCCGTCGGCCCGAAGATCGGCGTGAAGGTGCCTGAAGACGTCGCCATCGACTCCAGCGTTTCCCTTGGCCCGACGAACGGCGGCGCTGCTTACGGCATCGCCGTGAAGCTGGCGATCACGCTGCCCGGCCTGGATGCAGATGCCAAGCAGAAGCTGGTCGACACCGCTCACCAGGTTTGCCCCTACTCGAACGCGACCCGCGGCAACATCGACGTCGAACTGACGATCGCCTAA
- a CDS encoding CaiB/BaiF CoA transferase family protein, producing the protein MTQAQGALAGIRVLDISRILGGPYCGQILGDHGADVLKVEPPQGDDTRTWGPPFREGVASYYHGLNRNKRVQHLDFSTEEGRTALLALVAEADVLIENFKTGTMERWGIGYEALSQRFPRLVWCRVSGFGADGPLGALPGYDAAVQAMTGIMSINGEADGGPLRVGLPVVDMVTGLNAVIGVLLALQERQRSGRGQFVEAALYDSGLSLLHPHAANWFMDGTEPRRTGNAHPNIYPYDALATGTAPVFVAVGNDRQFASLCRCIGLPDLADDPLYRTAGARSVHRDGLKQQLEAAMAAFDGRALVEQLMAAGVPAAPVLPVDAALQHPHTLHREMVVEMPGGYRGIGAPVKLSRTPASYRHAPLTPGDAFLPLDDSMEQ; encoded by the coding sequence ATGACACAAGCCCAAGGCGCCCTCGCAGGCATCCGAGTCCTAGACATCTCCCGCATCCTCGGCGGCCCCTACTGCGGTCAGATCCTCGGCGACCATGGAGCCGACGTGCTCAAGGTCGAGCCGCCGCAGGGCGACGACACGCGCACCTGGGGCCCGCCTTTCAGGGAAGGCGTGGCCTCGTACTACCACGGGCTCAATCGCAACAAGCGCGTGCAGCACCTCGACTTTTCGACGGAAGAAGGCCGCACTGCACTGCTCGCGCTGGTGGCCGAGGCCGACGTGCTGATCGAGAACTTCAAGACCGGCACGATGGAACGCTGGGGCATCGGCTACGAGGCGCTGTCGCAGCGCTTTCCGCGCCTCGTGTGGTGCCGCGTGTCGGGCTTCGGTGCCGACGGACCATTGGGCGCGCTGCCGGGCTACGACGCCGCCGTGCAGGCCATGACCGGCATCATGAGCATCAACGGCGAGGCCGATGGCGGTCCGCTGCGCGTGGGCCTGCCGGTGGTCGACATGGTGACCGGGCTCAACGCGGTCATCGGCGTGCTGCTCGCGCTGCAAGAGCGCCAGCGCAGCGGGCGCGGGCAGTTCGTGGAGGCGGCGCTGTACGACAGCGGCCTGTCGCTGCTGCATCCGCACGCGGCCAACTGGTTCATGGACGGCACCGAGCCGCGCCGCACCGGCAATGCGCATCCGAACATCTATCCGTACGACGCGCTGGCCACCGGCACCGCCCCGGTGTTCGTGGCCGTGGGCAACGACCGGCAGTTCGCCAGCCTGTGCCGCTGCATCGGGCTGCCCGACCTGGCGGACGACCCGCTCTACCGCACGGCCGGCGCGCGCTCGGTGCACCGCGACGGGCTCAAGCAGCAGCTCGAGGCGGCAATGGCCGCCTTCGACGGCCGCGCGCTGGTCGAGCAACTGATGGCGGCCGGCGTGCCCGCCGCGCCAGTGCTGCCGGTCGATGCCGCGTTGCAGCATCCGCACACGCTGCACCGCGAGATGGTGGTGGAGATGCCCGGCGGCTATCGCGGCATCGGCGCGCCGGTGAAGCTGAGCCGCACGCCGGCAAGCTACCGGCATGCGCCACTCACGCCGGGCGATGCCTTCCTGCCGCTGGACGATTCAATGGAGCAGTGA
- a CDS encoding MarR family winged helix-turn-helix transcriptional regulator, translating into MRSTPVPADEMLKLDNQLCFAVYSASLAMTRLYKPVLEKLQLTYPQYLVMLALWEQDGLMVSELGERLSLDSGTLTPLLKRLEANGYVARVRDVADERRVHITLTSAGRRLKSRASNVPACLMAAAQCSVPELISLTQQIQTLRDRIKKAA; encoded by the coding sequence ATGCGCTCCACCCCAGTCCCCGCCGACGAAATGCTCAAGCTGGACAACCAGCTGTGTTTCGCCGTGTACTCCGCCTCCCTGGCCATGACGCGGCTCTACAAGCCGGTGCTGGAAAAGCTGCAGCTCACCTACCCCCAATACCTCGTGATGCTCGCCCTCTGGGAACAAGACGGCCTCATGGTCTCCGAGCTCGGTGAACGTCTCTCGCTCGACTCGGGCACGCTCACGCCGCTGCTCAAGCGCCTCGAAGCCAACGGCTACGTGGCCCGCGTGCGTGACGTGGCCGACGAACGCCGCGTGCACATCACGCTGACGTCTGCCGGCCGCAGGCTCAAAAGCCGCGCATCCAACGTGCCGGCCTGCCTGATGGCCGCAGCCCAGTGCTCGGTGCCAGAACTGATTTCACTCACCCAGCAGATCCAGACCCTGCGCGACCGCATCAAGAAGGCAGCCTGA
- a CDS encoding LysR family transcriptional regulator, with protein MELRHLRYFSVLAEELHFGRAARRLSISQPPLSVAIRQLEDNVGARLFERNSKEVRLTPAGEALRISARRVLLQAEEAAIEARDVALGSAGRLRIGFVGAMLYRGLPQALRAFQAKHPAVRITLSELNSGVQIAELLNDRLDIGFAHTRRVPLELQYRLLLSEPFVACLPAGHALARKRVLAPADLRDQPFVLFSREASPDYHERILSICADAGFLPEVRHEVRHWLAVVSLVSQGMGVALVPQAMRHSALRGAVFRPLDRVVAQSEAYGIWRNGPANVLVERLLQGMADSIAAEQAQA; from the coding sequence ATGGAATTGCGGCACCTGCGCTACTTCTCCGTGCTCGCCGAAGAACTGCACTTCGGGCGAGCGGCGCGGCGCCTGTCGATCTCGCAGCCGCCGCTGTCGGTGGCGATCCGGCAGCTGGAAGACAACGTGGGCGCGCGGCTGTTCGAGCGCAACAGCAAGGAGGTGCGGCTCACGCCCGCCGGCGAGGCGCTGCGCATCTCGGCGCGGCGCGTGCTGCTGCAGGCGGAAGAAGCCGCCATCGAGGCGCGCGACGTGGCGCTGGGTTCGGCCGGGCGGCTGCGCATCGGCTTCGTGGGCGCGATGCTGTACCGGGGCCTGCCGCAGGCGCTGCGCGCCTTTCAGGCGAAGCATCCGGCGGTGCGCATCACGCTGAGCGAGCTCAACTCCGGCGTGCAGATCGCCGAGTTGCTGAACGACCGGCTGGACATCGGCTTTGCGCACACGCGTCGCGTGCCGCTCGAACTGCAGTACCGGCTGCTGCTGTCCGAACCCTTCGTGGCCTGTCTGCCGGCGGGGCATGCGCTGGCGCGCAAGCGGGTGCTGGCGCCGGCCGACCTGCGCGACCAGCCCTTCGTGCTGTTCTCGCGCGAGGCCTCACCCGACTACCACGAGCGCATCCTGTCGATCTGTGCCGACGCGGGCTTTCTGCCCGAGGTGCGGCACGAGGTGCGCCATTGGCTGGCCGTGGTCTCGCTGGTGTCGCAGGGCATGGGCGTGGCGCTGGTGCCGCAGGCGATGCGGCATTCGGCCTTGCGCGGCGCGGTGTTCAGGCCGCTCGACCGGGTGGTGGCGCAGTCGGAGGCCTATGGCATCTGGCGCAACGGACCGGCCAATGTGCTGGTCGAGCGTCTGCTGCAGGGCATGGCGGACAGCATTGCCGCCGAGCAGGCTCAGGCGTAG
- a CDS encoding acyl-CoA dehydrogenase family protein yields MSSEHAHPIPDRHGQNLFTTDAELHALLALYLPEDLRRHMQPHFERLGGLAGGLLDELAGTADRNPPVLKQRTRTGLDEQKVVKHPAYVEMERLALSEFGLAAISHRDDTLGWKGKMPPLVKYVLTYLFVQAEFGLCCPVSMTDSLTRTLKKFGNPELVAKYLPRLSSLDFDELAQGAMFMTEQAAGSDIAATATMAHQEADGSWRLTGDKWFCSNPDADFAMVLARADDGLPGMKGVSLFLLPRRLEDGNPNHYRIIRLKDKLGTRSMASGEIRLEGAVAYLVGEAGRGFVQMADMVNNSRLSNGVRAAGLMRRAVAEAEFIASERRAFGRTLDQMPLMQRQLDKLRLPAEQARTMVCQTALALARSDAAEPDAYALLRILTPLIKFRACRDARKVTGDAMEVRGGCGYIEEWSDARLVRDAHLGSIWEGTSNIVALDVIRAVKREGSLPVLRAHCAKLLGDAALAPGFAKALRDALDRAAALTETAAREGGDVLARQAASALYHCTSAIAMAWEAAHGGSAPRMRWAQLVLLHRVLPRDPLSPDAMPADWNAATVQSTTVPA; encoded by the coding sequence ATGTCCTCAGAGCACGCCCATCCGATCCCCGATCGCCACGGCCAGAACCTGTTCACCACCGACGCCGAGCTGCACGCCCTGCTCGCGCTCTACCTGCCCGAAGACCTGCGCCGCCACATGCAGCCGCACTTCGAGCGCCTGGGCGGCCTCGCGGGCGGCCTGCTCGACGAGCTGGCCGGCACCGCCGACCGCAACCCGCCCGTGCTGAAGCAGCGCACGCGCACCGGCCTCGACGAGCAGAAGGTGGTGAAGCACCCCGCCTACGTCGAAATGGAACGCCTGGCGCTCAGCGAATTCGGCCTGGCCGCCATTTCGCATCGCGACGACACGCTGGGCTGGAAGGGCAAGATGCCGCCGCTGGTCAAGTACGTGCTGACCTACCTGTTCGTGCAGGCCGAGTTCGGCCTGTGCTGCCCGGTGTCGATGACCGATTCGCTCACACGTACGCTGAAGAAGTTCGGCAACCCGGAGCTGGTCGCCAAATACCTGCCGCGCCTGAGCTCGCTCGACTTCGACGAACTGGCGCAAGGCGCGATGTTCATGACCGAGCAGGCGGCCGGCTCAGACATTGCCGCCACTGCCACGATGGCGCACCAGGAAGCCGACGGCAGCTGGCGCCTCACGGGCGACAAGTGGTTCTGCTCCAACCCCGACGCCGACTTCGCGATGGTGCTGGCGCGTGCCGATGACGGCCTGCCCGGCATGAAGGGCGTGTCGCTGTTCCTGCTGCCGCGCCGGCTCGAAGATGGCAACCCCAACCACTACCGCATCATCCGGCTGAAGGACAAGCTGGGCACGCGCTCGATGGCCAGCGGCGAGATCCGCCTCGAAGGCGCGGTCGCGTACCTTGTGGGCGAAGCGGGCCGCGGCTTCGTGCAGATGGCCGACATGGTCAACAACTCGCGCCTGTCGAACGGCGTGCGCGCCGCCGGCCTGATGCGCCGCGCGGTGGCCGAGGCCGAGTTCATCGCATCGGAGCGCCGCGCCTTCGGCCGCACGCTCGACCAGATGCCGCTGATGCAGCGCCAGCTCGACAAGCTGCGCCTGCCGGCCGAACAGGCGCGCACGATGGTGTGCCAGACGGCGCTGGCGCTGGCCCGTTCCGACGCGGCCGAGCCCGATGCATACGCACTGCTGCGCATCCTCACGCCGCTCATCAAGTTCCGCGCCTGCCGCGATGCGCGCAAGGTCACGGGCGACGCGATGGAAGTGCGCGGCGGCTGCGGCTACATCGAGGAATGGAGCGACGCGCGCCTCGTGCGCGACGCGCACCTGGGCTCGATCTGGGAAGGCACGAGCAACATCGTGGCGCTCGACGTGATCCGCGCGGTGAAGCGCGAAGGCTCGCTGCCGGTGCTGCGCGCGCACTGCGCGAAGCTGCTGGGCGATGCGGCGCTTGCTCCTGGCTTTGCGAAGGCCTTGCGCGATGCGCTCGACCGCGCCGCCGCGCTGACTGAGACCGCCGCGCGTGAAGGCGGCGACGTGCTCGCGCGACAGGCCGCCTCGGCGCTCTACCACTGCACCAGCGCCATCGCGATGGCCTGGGAGGCCGCACACGGCGGCTCCGCACCGCGCATGCGCTGGGCGCAACTGGTGCTGCTGCACCGCGTGCTGCCGCGCGATCCGCTGTCGCCCGATGCCATGCCCGCAGACTGGAATGCCGCCACCGTTCAATCCACGACGGTGCCGGCCTGA
- a CDS encoding serine/threonine protein kinase, protein MTLSSAAPANTHPYESLTPDVVLDALATLGLYGDGRLTGLNSYENRVYQVYLEDRSAVVVKFYRPGRWSEAEILEEHGFSLELAAGEVPAVPPLAFDGKTLHHHAGFAFSVSPYRGGRAPELDNFEVLEWVGRFLARIHTVGSAKPFEARPALDLQTFGLDSRDWLLENDKIPLDMQRDWEKTCNEALDMVRATALALQPPASDFKPRKLRLHGDVHPGNILWTPTDRPGGGPHFVDLDDARTGFAVQDLWMLLSGDRAQRTSQLSGLLDGYEQFREFDRRELALIEPLRTLRLIHYSAWLARRWEDPIFPINFPWFGSSDYWKGQILVLEDQCEQMAEEPLYA, encoded by the coding sequence ATGACCCTTTCTTCCGCGGCGCCCGCGAACACACATCCTTACGAGAGCCTCACGCCAGACGTGGTGCTCGACGCGCTCGCGACGCTCGGCTTGTACGGCGACGGCCGGCTCACAGGCCTGAACTCCTATGAAAACCGGGTCTACCAGGTCTACCTGGAGGATCGCAGTGCCGTGGTGGTCAAGTTCTACCGCCCCGGCCGCTGGAGCGAAGCCGAGATCCTCGAAGAGCACGGCTTCTCGCTCGAACTGGCCGCCGGCGAAGTGCCGGCCGTGCCGCCACTGGCCTTCGACGGCAAGACGCTGCACCACCACGCCGGCTTCGCCTTCAGCGTGAGCCCCTACCGCGGCGGCCGCGCGCCCGAGCTCGACAACTTCGAGGTGCTCGAATGGGTGGGCCGCTTTCTGGCGCGCATCCACACCGTGGGCAGCGCAAAGCCTTTCGAGGCCCGCCCCGCGCTCGACCTGCAGACCTTCGGCCTCGACTCGCGCGACTGGCTGCTGGAGAACGACAAGATCCCGCTCGACATGCAGCGCGACTGGGAAAAGACCTGCAACGAGGCACTGGACATGGTCCGCGCGACCGCCCTCGCGCTGCAGCCGCCGGCCTCCGACTTCAAGCCCCGCAAGCTGCGCCTGCATGGCGACGTGCACCCCGGCAATATCCTCTGGACGCCCACCGACCGCCCCGGCGGCGGCCCGCACTTCGTCGACCTCGACGACGCGCGCACTGGCTTCGCGGTGCAAGACCTGTGGATGCTGCTGTCGGGTGACCGCGCGCAGCGCACGTCGCAGCTGTCGGGCCTGCTCGACGGCTACGAGCAGTTCCGCGAGTTCGACCGCCGCGAGCTGGCGCTGATCGAGCCGCTGCGCACGCTGCGGCTCATCCACTACAGCGCCTGGCTGGCGCGGCGCTGGGAAGACCCGATCTTCCCGATCAACTTTCCGTGGTTCGGCTCCAGCGACTACTGGAAGGGGCAGATCCTCGTGCTGGAAGACCAGTGCGAGCAGATGGCTGAGGAGCCCCTCTACGCCTGA